The following is a genomic window from Salarias fasciatus chromosome 10, fSalaFa1.1, whole genome shotgun sequence.
AAACATAAGGAAGCACACAATACAGAATTCAGTGATACACActtcatattttgttttgtttgtttttttgcattataaTTAAGGAGCAACATAGATGTGGTGGGATTCTTTAGACATGAAATACATTCAGAAAAGGCCCGTTGTTTATTCCCATGTGACAGAATCATATATCATGTCTTTATGTAgataaaataaacagtaaacagCTTTCTCATCCTAATTAATATGAACATTTCATATTCGTGGAATGCCTCAGATTGTATCTTTACACTGCACACACATCCGTAAGCAGAGTGTGGAGGAACTTCAGGTCAAAGCACGATCTGCTCTGGAAGTGAAGTAATGATGAGATTTACAGGACCTGCTTCATCAGACGTTTTCCCCAGAAACGCCAGCGTCGGAGAAATGGGAGCGATATCCTGCCCAAATATATAAAATCTGAAAGTTCTGCCGTCTGCCTTCAATCCGCAGCTGTGAGGCTTCGTCGTCCGGACCATGTTCTCCTCCGCCGAGCCGTACAAGAACCAGCACTACGCCGAGCTGAAGAGGGACTGCATCAACAACAAGACCCTGTTTGAGGATGCGGAGTTCCCTGCCGTCAGCACATCGCTGTACTTCAGAAAACCGCCGCCTGGTTATGTGGAGTGGAAACGTCCCGGGGTGAGGAGCAGTTGGTGGTCGGAGCCGTGTTTCCATTACCTCACTCTGAAATTACAGCTGCAAACGAACATGATCTTATAAAGTTTAACGTAGATGTGATTGTTTTGATTCTGAcgtttttctgctgcagaaGCTAAGAACCCTTTTCTGTTGCGTCTTTGGTATTTTTCTGATTTCTCATGGTAATTATCCTCTTGCAGGAAATAAGTAAATCACCCCAGCTGTTTGTGGAGGGCATCAGCGCTCATGACTTGAACCAAGGAGTTGTGGGAAACTGCTGGTTTGTGGCGGCGTGCTCCTGTCTGGCTTTGAAGCCCAATCTGTGGAAGAGAGTGAGTGAAAATCTCCTCTAATCTCAACGTGGGAAATGAGGGGCTGATTAGTAACGCAGTCACAATCTCTGAAGTCTGAGTGGAAAcagctgtgaagctgctgtctctctccttcaGCCTTCAGTCGGTCGGCTGCTTTAACATTGCTACTATTGCACTAAGGTCCTGTTTACAGACAAAATGCCTGGTTAGTTCTGGTCTAACCTGAGCATCAGTTAGTATCCACAGCAGTAGTGATGTGTTCACTGCCCTGAAGAAATGTCAGGTGACTTTTGTGACGCGGAGGATGTTTCACTTTACTGACAAGCAGCTGACGTAGCTCGACCTAAAGTCATTAATTCAGGTGACTCACGGTGCAGGCAGCTCAGGATGTGTCACAGGAGCATTACAGTAACGCAGCAGGTCATCAGGAAGAGGCATTGTTAAATTAGTGATTACACAATAACAGTATAATGACACGCACGTTTCTTTTTCCGGTTaaagttttattgctgtttttgaGAAGTATCTGTTGTAAATATGTTGATTTTTCCATTGTTAATATTTCACTATACTTTCATATTATAATATTTATTACTTGTAACATTAAAACTATGAAATATGTTAGTATGTTATTACTTATTATGCTTCAGTGCTCTTTTTTCATATCTTTACGTAATCTGGAGCGGCTGactgaatttattaatttaggATAAATAAAGTGTTATCTTATTTGATCTGATCTTATCTTCAACTtatgaaacaggaaacaaagaatCCATTCTGAACTTTACATGCACTCCATAAAAAGTAACTTGTTTGTAAaaactctgtgtttttttcccccctcttctgAGAACTGACCGTGCAAAATTGAACTGCTACACACAAAGTAAAACCTTGGAAAGTATCCACTTTCAACTAATAAGCTCTCCTTCATTCTGCCTTATTAAAAGTTCCCACAGAGCAGAATCTATGGTGTCGATTCAGTTCCAGACGTGATGACAGCAGCGCGTGAACCTGAAAGGAGAAGATAATCTTCAGATTAAACTATAATATGTTTCATAATTTGCAGAAATCAAAATACATTACCTACAGTTTTGTATCTGTTTGTCTTATGTGAAAGATTTGGTATGAATACTGTGACtaacttcactttttttaagcacatttcATATCAACGTTTGCTCCTGCGTCGACTCTGCAGGTCATTCCTGACTGGAAGGAGCAGGAGTGGGATCCCAAACACCCGGAAAATTACGCCGGGATCTTCCACTTCCAGTTCTGGATCTTCGGGAAGTGGGTGGACGTGGTGGTGGACGACCGGCTGCCTACGATCGGCGGAGAGCTCATCTACTGCCACTCAAAGGACAACAACGAGTTCTGGAGCGCGCTGCTGGAGAAGGCCTACGCCAAGTCAGTAAACCGCCTCCAAACCGGCAGAGAATAACATCAGATCTTATTTTTAAGTTAAAACATTGTAAATTATGACAACTGAATAGTATTACTGGaagaaatttacatttttttcctacTTTCATAATCATTATTCTTACATTTGCcacaaaaagtgtttaaaaagtTGCTACTTCTTTACAAAAATTGTCAGCTCTAACTGTGACTTAAAGTCACAACAACATAACAAAGAATGAATatattattttcttcttctttgtttattatttatagCCAGAAGTGATTCACAGCCTTCCTACCCAGAAACCCCTTCTCCCGCTGTTCCCCTAATTTGCCACATTACAGTGAGGTCAAACGGTTGGAAACAAGCATTCTAGAGAGGGAAAGGAATCAGAGTAAAGATACCTTATATTTTGTTGTAACCATTGTAATAAATATAATCATTTAATGGAGATAAACTAAAACTTAACAGAATGATGAGTGTTATTGGTGTGTCAGTTATAAGACTTACTACAGAGTTCACAAAGCGAGTGCCTCTACACTAAAGAAATGTCTGTTATTCCCCCTTGAACAGTAAGATATGCAAGTATTTATACTCTACTATTAGTCCAGGATTTCCagcctgtccctgtccctctgtgCCCAGACTGTCAGGCTGCTATGAGTCCTTGGAGGGAGGAAATACCGGAGACGCCGTGGTGGATTTCAGCGGCGCTGTGACTGAAGCCatcaagctggaggaggaagagtacCATCGGGACCAAAAGAAGCAAGAGCAGCTGTTCGAGGACCTCCTGAAGGTGTACGACCGCGGAGGAATCATAAGCTGCTCCATACGGGTCGGTGCTCCGCCTCGCTGATCCCTCGAGTCTCCGTCCTCCGGGGACGCCGGCGATCGTGACGAGATCTCGACTTTTTCTGCAGGCGCTGCCTCATGAGCTGGAGAGCCAGATGGCGAACGGGCTGGTGAAGGGCCACGCATACTCAATAACCGCGGTGAAGAAAGTGCGTCTGGGTCACGGGCTGCTGGCCTACTTCAAAAACGAGACCATCCCTCTGATCCGCATGAGGAACCCCTGGGGCAAGACGGAGTGGAAAGGAGCCTGGAGCGACAGGTGAGGAGGAGACCCTGACTGTTTCCCATTAAAGATATCCACgcactttttttcatttctttgataAGCTGATGAACTTCGTGAACAGCTGGGGACAGTTACTACTGTGTGTTTGGCGTTCGGTGGAAAGTTGTGATTGAGGCAGTGATTACTGTGGTTGAGTCGCTGGAGCAGAGCCAGCAGGATTACTCACCTCAGCCTGCTGTGTGGAAGCCAGGAAAACTCAGAAAGTCTGGTTCTGGGTAAAGAACAGGAAAAAGTTCTTACTCCAAGGCTCACCCCGGACCTCGCACGATAGCTTGAATGAAATAATTGACCATTTTTGGTGAAAACGAGAACACCGGGGGACAAACTGAGCAAACAAAGAAAGTGTTTCAGGAGTTTTTATTATATAGAAGTGTGCAAAACCCTGCTGTGTAATCTCACAGCAGAGCATAGTCGTGACGGTTCTTCTGTTTTGCGTAACGTTCAGCTCTGAGGAATGGGAGAAGATTGGCGACATGGAGCGGGGGAACCTCGGCATCACGGTGGAGGACGACGGAGAGTTCTGGATGTCTTTCGCCGACTGGTGCAAGTACTTCACAGACGCCGACGTCTGCCGCGTCATCAACACCTCGGTGATGAGCGTCCACAAGACGTGGCACGAAGTGATGCACTTTGGGAGCTGGACCAAGAACGCCGAGCCGCTGCTGAACCGCTGCGGCGGCTGCGCCAACCACAAGGCCACGTTCCTGCAGAACCCACAGGTACCGCCGCCCGCTGCCGCCACCATCAGCTCGCGGCCAGGCGGGCGCACAAGACGCTGACTCCCTCCCAATGTGCCTTTCAGTACCTCTTCGACG
Proteins encoded in this region:
- the LOC115396072 gene encoding calpain-5-like isoform X2; amino-acid sequence: MFSSAEPYKNQHYAELKRDCINNKTLFEDAEFPAVSTSLYFRKPPPGYVEWKRPGEISKSPQLFVEGISAHDLNQGVVGNCWFVAACSCLALKPNLWKRVIPDWKEQEWDPKHPENYAGIFHFQFWIFGKWVDVVVDDRLPTIGGELIYCHSKDNNEFWSALLEKAYAKLSGCYESLEGGNTGDAVVDFSGAVTEAIKLEEEEYHRDQKKQEQLFEDLLKVYDRGGIISCSIRALPHELESQMANGLVKGHAYSITAVKKVRLGHGLLAYFKNETIPLIRMRNPWGKTEWKGAWSDSSEEWEKIGDMERGNLGITVEDDGEFWMSFADWCKYFTDADVCRVINTSVMSVHKTWHEVMHFGSWTKNAEPLLNRCGGCANHKATFLQNPQYLFDVTKDVDQVLISLQQKDMKIHRKFGQGENLSIGFSVFQVERNRKYRLHDILTQKATDTSTYINARTVFLRTDLPQGRYVIIPTTFKPYTLGEYMLRIFTDVESGCRELTADKPRIRCWSSFLGYPQVVTHVYVHGAEGLQNQDRSGGADPYVIIYCEGKSVKSSIQKDTLNPEFTTSGVFYRKKPRKPLTVEVWNSNAVKDEFMGQVVLSGAVNDPNAPQRLQLRKRGSQMADEMPGSITLRIVSSTQLTAI
- the LOC115396072 gene encoding calpain-5-like isoform X1 → MFSSAEPYKNQHYAELKRDCINNKTLFEDAEFPAVSTSLYFRKPPPGYVEWKRPGEISKSPQLFVEGISAHDLNQGVVGNCWFVAACSCLALKPNLWKRVIPDWKEQEWDPKHPENYAGIFHFQFWIFGKWVDVVVDDRLPTIGGELIYCHSKDNNEFWSALLEKAYAKLSGCYESLEGGNTGDAVVDFSGAVTEAIKLEEEEYHRDQKKQEQLFEDLLKVYDRGGIISCSIRALPHELESQMANGLVKGHAYSITAVKKVRLGHGLLAYFKNETIPLIRMRNPWGKTEWKGAWSDSSEEWEKIGDMERGNLGITVEDDGEFWMSFADWCKYFTDADVCRVINTSVMSVHKTWHEVMHFGSWTKNAEPLLNRCGGCANHKATFLQNPQYLFDVTKDVDQVLISLQQKDMKIHRKFGQGENLSIGFSVFQVERNRKYRLHDILTQKATDTSTYINARTVFLRTDLPQGRYVIIPTTFKPYTLGEYMLRIFTDVESGCRELTADKPRIRCWSSFLGYPQVVTHVYVHGAEGLQNQDRSGGWRTHAQRPEIYFHSSGSPTHTCLCFHPGADPYVIIYCEGKSVKSSIQKDTLNPEFTTSGVFYRKKPRKPLTVEVWNSNAVKDEFMGQVVLSGAVNDPNAPQRLQLRKRGSQMADEMPGSITLRIVSSTQLTAI